In Natronococcus occultus SP4, the following proteins share a genomic window:
- a CDS encoding potassium channel family protein: MDPFEDEPSPVSIEYEPVSVKDVLVEMKDTAELLIDLSYSAVLHRNEDLAREVLRLERQMDVLEMRARMGLLMASRNPSDAEQLAPVLGIVAATGTISDAAGDIAKIVLEEMGLPEAMRAALPEAAGVLVRGVVDVDSPYADRTLEDVDLESETGVRVIALRRGGRQTTDEDWLLNPGPTTAIAAGDVAFLRGPDTAIEEVYETLTGEVYEIPEIETPDIDDLERAVDTIIHMKNLSELAIDLAYSSVLFDSEALAEEVRNLEVEVDAMQSRFEAWTLRAAGDAPDPVALRGLIRLGTSTEVISDAAIDLSEGVFRDIEVHPVVGMAVEESDEIITRIEVESGSDLDGTAITAGVPETEPTMSVIAIRRPDEGWLLVGDADAEIHGGDVLIAKGTRTAAGAFEELSETEA, from the coding sequence ATGGACCCGTTCGAGGACGAGCCGTCGCCGGTGTCGATCGAGTACGAGCCCGTCAGCGTCAAAGACGTGCTCGTCGAGATGAAAGATACCGCGGAACTGCTGATCGACCTCTCCTACTCCGCTGTCCTCCACCGCAACGAGGACCTCGCCCGGGAGGTGCTCCGGCTCGAGCGTCAGATGGACGTCCTCGAGATGCGCGCCCGGATGGGACTGTTGATGGCCTCACGAAACCCCTCCGACGCCGAACAGCTCGCGCCGGTGCTGGGAATCGTTGCCGCGACGGGGACGATCAGCGACGCGGCTGGCGACATCGCGAAGATCGTCCTCGAGGAGATGGGACTGCCCGAGGCGATGCGTGCAGCACTGCCCGAGGCGGCCGGCGTGTTGGTCCGGGGCGTCGTCGACGTCGACTCCCCGTACGCCGACCGCACGCTCGAGGACGTTGACCTCGAGTCCGAGACGGGCGTGCGCGTGATCGCGCTCCGGCGCGGTGGGCGTCAGACGACTGACGAGGACTGGCTGCTCAACCCCGGACCGACGACCGCGATCGCGGCCGGCGACGTCGCCTTCCTGCGCGGACCCGATACGGCAATCGAAGAGGTGTACGAGACGCTGACGGGCGAAGTCTACGAGATCCCCGAGATCGAAACGCCGGATATCGACGATCTCGAGCGAGCGGTGGACACGATCATCCACATGAAGAACCTCTCGGAGCTGGCGATCGACCTGGCCTACAGCAGCGTCCTCTTCGACAGCGAGGCCCTCGCCGAGGAGGTTCGGAATCTCGAGGTCGAGGTCGACGCGATGCAGTCCCGGTTCGAGGCCTGGACGCTCCGGGCGGCCGGCGACGCCCCCGACCCGGTCGCGTTGCGGGGACTGATCCGGCTCGGAACGAGTACGGAGGTCATCAGCGACGCGGCGATCGATCTCAGCGAGGGGGTGTTCCGGGATATCGAGGTCCACCCCGTCGTCGGCATGGCCGTCGAGGAGAGCGACGAGATCATTACCCGGATCGAGGTCGAGTCGGGGAGCGATCTCGACGGAACGGCGATCACGGCGGGCGTTCCCGAGACGGAGCCGACGATGTCGGTGATCGCTATCCGTCGACCCGACGAGGGGTGGCTGCTCGTCGGTGACGCCGACGCGGAGATCCACGGCGGGGACGTTCTCATCGCGAAGGGGACCCGGACGGCCGCCGGAGCGTTCGAGGAGCTTTCCGAAACCGAGGCGTGA